Proteins encoded by one window of Arachis hypogaea cultivar Tifrunner chromosome 1, arahy.Tifrunner.gnm2.J5K5, whole genome shotgun sequence:
- the LOC112706959 gene encoding uncharacterized protein translates to MAVCGSVIVRCCIPPSPFLRRRFDLSEKEKKPSSSSCTVATSRITALFWGFGRKTNSTQIQQQQQQQLFTLTAPEPEGTNNNKVISVSVLSSISEVAAAEWDACAVDATAPGKFNPFVTHAFLSTLETSGSAVAQTGWTPHHVVARDESSSSRPVVAAVPLYLKSHSYGEFVFDHSWANAYYSYGSRYYPKLQCCVPFSPVTGPRILLRDTPFKSETFDILLSAMKDITAKSQISSLHVTFPTESECLQLSQKGFLPRIGMQYHWKNRNYKKFDDFLMDMKQSKRKNIRQERKKISAQNLIMKRLRGYEIKATHWDSFYNFYRNTTDNKWGTPYLTRDFFHELGSKMGDQVLLVVAEEGDELVAGALNLIGGDTLFGRLWGCHPRAYYPSLHFEACYYQAIEAAIELDLKTVEAGAQGEHKIQRGYLPVTTYSCHYLLDEEFRRAIEDFLIRETSQVKLVMKLLHDSGPFKEGI, encoded by the exons ATGGCAGTGTGCGGCAGCGTCATCGTGAGATGCTGCATTCCTCCTTCCCCATTTCTCCGCCGCAGATTCGACTTgtcggagaaggagaagaagccaTCCTCATCCTCATGCACCGTTGCCACTAGTAGAATCACTGCACTCTTTTGGGGATTTGGCAGAAAAACCAACTCCACGcaaatccaacaacaacaacaacaacaactattcACTCTCACAGCGCCAGAGCCAGAAGGCACTAACAATAACAAAGTGATAAGTGTATCGGTTCTGTCTTCAATCTCAGAGGTTGCAGCCGCTGAATGGGACGCGTGCGCGGTGGATGCCACTGCCCCCGGCAAGTTCAATCCCTTTGTGACCCACGCCTTCCTCTCCACCTTGGAGACCTCCGGCTCCGCCGTCGCCCAAACCGGTTGGACCCCGCACCACGTGGTGGCCCGGGACGAGTCGTCCTCCTCCCGCCCTGTGGTGGCCGCCGTTCCCCTCTACCTGAAAAGCCACTCGTACGGCGAGTTCGTGTTCGATCACTCCTGGGCCAATGCATACTATTCGTACGGATCCAGGTATTACCCGAAGCTGCAATGCTGTGTCCCCTTCAGTCCCGTGACGGGGCCAAGAATCTTGCTCCGCGATACTCCCTTCAAGAGTGAAACCTTTGACATCCTCCTCTCTGCCATGAAGGATATCACTGCCAAGTCTCAGATTTCGTCCTTGCATGTTACTTTCCCCACTGAGAGTGAGTGCCTTCAACTCAGCCAAAAAGGGTTCTTGCCCAGGATTGGAATGCAGTACCACTGGAAAAACCGCAACTACAAAAA GTTTGATGACTTTTTGATGGACATGAAGCaaagtaaaaggaaaaatatACGCCAAGAGCGCAAAAAG ATCTCAGCCCAGAACTTGATTATGAAAAGGCTCCGGGGTTATGAAATAAAG GCAACACATTGGGATTCTTTCTATAATTTCTATCGGAACACAACTGATAACAA ATGGGGTACTCCATACCTGACACGTGATTTTTTTCATGAGCTGGGGTCAAAAATGGGAGATCAGGTACTACTTGTTGTTGCTGAAGAAGGGGATGAACTAGTTGCTGGTGCCCTAAATCTTATAGGAGGTGATACTTTGTTTGGACGCCTATGGGGATGTCACCCACGAGCTTACTATCCAAGTTTGCATTTTGAAGCATGTTATTACCAG GCAATTGAAGCAGCTATTGAACTTGATCTTAAAACGGTGGAAGCTGGAGCTCAGGGTGAGCATAAGATTCAGCGAGGGTATCTTCCTGTGACAACTTATAGCTGCCATTACCTTCTTGATGAAGAATTTAGGAGAGCTATAGAAGACTTCTTAATACGTGAAACTTCTCAG GTGAAGCTTGTTATGAAGCTGTTGCATGATTCTGGTCCTTTTAAGGAAGGTATCTAA